The following nucleotide sequence is from Xenorhabdus nematophila ATCC 19061.
TTTTCTGCAAATGGTCATGGATTCTAACAAGGCATGGAATAAAGCAGATACTCCTTCAAAAGCCATCCATGCAGAAACTGAACTTCGAGAATTGATCAAAGTTGTTGTTGATAAGCATATGGCTCCAAAACTTGTCGGTAACATCAGAACTTTTTCGAAAAATCAAATGATTAATATTGAGCGTCAGGTAATCATTGAGGCTTGGCAAGAATGGGAGGCTTACCAATGACACAATTAGTTTTCCATCATGATCATCGTCTCTTACCGTCAGCAGGTGATAGCTTGTTGCCCGTACAGCTCTATGGATTAAGCGGGCAGGGTCGGGGTGATATATCTATTATTGGGAATCCTGCGATTGATCGAATTAAGCGCTTGGGAGTCAAAATTCCAGCTCAGGTCATGGATTTTTTGAGCATCGCACTAGCGGTTACAGCCGCCGATACCTTCGTTCAGCGTGAAAGCTCTGAGGATGGTTGGACTCGCCAATTCTCGTTACGACTTCCCCTTCATGAGCCATCTCGATGGATTGCTCTTAAGAAGGAGCTTGAAAGCGCTTTGCATTTCCTTAGTGGAGACATCTGGGATTTTGAATTTTGTAACGGTGGTTATGTACCACCAGAACCGTATAGCCAGCATTCAAAATTTCATCTGATTAAACTCAAAGATCTTGACTGCGTCAGCTTATTTTCGGGCGGATTGGATTCGGCTATTGGCGCAATAGATCTTCTTGCAGCAGGGCGTGCCCCGCTTTTGGTTAGTCATGCTTATAAAGGAGACAAGTCACGCCAAGATCAGATTGCTGAAAAATTAAATGGTCGATACTCACGGTTTGAAATTAATGCTGATCCGCATATATATCAAGGTGATACTGAGATTACGATGCGAACGCGTAGCCTCAATTTTCTTGCCTTTGCGGCTGTTGGCGCTTGTGCTGTACAAGAAGTATCTCAACAAGAAAAGGTCGATCTGTTTGTGCCTGAAAATGGGTTTATCTCGCTAAATGCGCCACTAACCCCACGAAGGATAGGTACGCTGAGCACACGAACTACACATCCACATTTTATTACGAGCGTACAAAAGCTCTTTGATGCGGCCGGTATTCCTTGCCAAATAATCAATCCATATCAGTTCAAAACAAAGGGGCAAATGGCCTCCCAATGCTTGAATAAGCAACTATTATCTGAAGTCGTGGAAAGTACAGTATCTTGCAGTCATTGGAAACGCCGGAATCAGCAGTGCGGAGTGTGTGTACCGTGCATCATTCGACGGGCATCGCTTCATGCTGGGGGGATTGATAAAGACGCTGATTATACTTTTCAGTCCCTAGCTAAAGTAATAAATGAAATTGATCGCAGGGATGATCTCATGGCTCTTAGGATTGCGATCGCACAGAAATCGACTTTGAAAATAGGAACATGGATCGCCAAAAGCGGTCCTTTGCCTACGGCAACATTCAATAATTTTAAGCAGGTGTTTATAGACGGCCTGGATGAGGTCGAAAGCTACTTACTAAGTGAGAGCATAGTGTGAGCATCGATATGCACTGTCATCTCGACTTATATTCTCAGCCAGAACAAGTGGCTGAGGAATGCAAGCGTCGAGGGACTTATATACTGTCGGTTACAACGACACCTAGAGCATGGCATGGGACCTCTTCACTAGCCAAAGGAAGCCAACGAATCCGAACAGCTCTTGGGCTTCATCCCCAAATAGCACATCAAAGATCGCATGAGTTAGAGCTATTTGATTCACTGCTTTCGGAAACTAGGTACATTGGCGAAATAGGGCTTGATGGTGGTAAGGGATTTAAAGAGCATTGGGACATCCAGTTGAAGGTATTCCGACACATACTCAATAACGTAAATCGTGCTGGAGGCAAGATTATGACTATCCATAGCCGAGGAAGTGCGTCAGTTGTCCTCGATGAGATCGAAAATATTGATGGGGTAGCAGTATTGCATTGGTTCACAGGGACACCTAAGCAGCTTGAAAGGGCAATCGATTTAGGGTGTTGGTTTTCAGTGGGGCCAGCAATGCTCGATACAATAAAGGGAAAGTCCTTAGCTTTGAAAATTCCCAAATCACGCATTCTTACAGAAACAGATGGGCCATTTGGTAAGTTTCGTAATGACCCACTAATGCCATGGGACAGTGAGATTGCAGAGAAGCAGCTAACCACATTATGGGACATGAGCCAGATGGAGGTTAAAGCTCAGCTTTTTGAAAATTTTAGAGAGTTATGTAAATTGTAAAATATCGTGGATATCCGTTGCCATATCATGCTGGAACACCACGCTGACAAAATTTTGGCGGCTTCCGGCTTACAACCCCAAAATCGCTTAAAAAAACAGGCCGTGCAACCAGTTCAAGCCCAGCATTACCAAACTCATCAATTTTCAGCACCGCCAATCCGGTTTTAACAAATTCATTCACTGCGGCTTTATTCGATGTAATATCATGACCAGTATATAGATTTGTATTCGTGTCATAGGTGGAATTATCAGAAAAACTCAATGGACGTTGTTTTACGTGGGCGGACGCTATGGCTACTATCAAACTAAAAAACGAATTAGAATTTTGCATTTTTAGCATTGCAAACACCTTTAACTAAAATCTAGTGATATGGGGCAATGGGTTAAATCTTGGAATAACTATCCATAAACAGTCCACTATCCGAACTTTTAAGTGATGTAAGTGGAAAGTCGTCATCCAAACTGGAATAGTCTATAAAAAACCAATCAATAGGAGTATTTAATGCAATGGCAATAATGACTAAATCAGTCGAAGTTATTCTTTTCTTCCCTGTTTCATATCTGGATAATGTTTGTTGGTTCATGCCAGCCTGTTTAGCCAAGCCCTGTAAGGTGACATTCAGTTTCTTTCTCCGTACACGGATGCGTTGACCAATATTTTTAGCCATCATCTCTAATTCTGGTTTATCCATGATTTTGGTCGGTGTAGTCGGTAAATGACTAGAAGTGTTCACCTCTAAATCAGGGTGGCAATCTATAAAAAACCAACTGATCGGAATACCTAGAGCAAGAGCGATGTTCACCAAATGATCTATATGTATTCTATTTTTCCCGTGTTCATTCCTGGATATTTGTTGTTGAGACAAGCCAACACTGAGACCTAAAGCCGCAGCTGTTAACATCATGGTTTTCCGCCATATCTGGATGCGTAAACCAATATTTTTAGTAACCGCACCTGTTGTTAATGTGTCCATAATAAAACCATCTGATACATGCGGCAGCTTACTGGCATTGCTCACATATAAATCAGAGTATAAATCGATAAAAAACCACCCAGTCGGAGTATTCAATCCAGCAGAGATTTGGATCAAATGAGACAACGGGATGTCATCCAACCCTGTTTCATACATGATTAACTGTGCTTCCGAGATCCCGGTATGTTGAGCTAAAGTGTGAGTCGATAATCCCGCCTCTTTTCTCCGTATACAGACACGTTGACCAATACTTTTAAAAAACACATCCAACATTGCTTTATCCATTAAATTCTCTATGAAAACGGTTTGCTATTCTGGTGTTACATTCAGACAGCAAAAATAATTTACTTGGGAGTAACGCCTCGGCGCTTTCTATTAATCTTTGGGAAGACAAAGCGATGTCTCCCAAACATAAAACCCGTTAAAAATTCATAAAAAACCCCTGTAAAAACAGGGGAATATAGGATAGATGGTTAAATATTATATTGAGAGTTGTTTCGGGTAAAACTACTGGTATTGTCATAGAAACTAGTTCAACAGCTACATTGTGTTATCATAACAAATTGAAACTAATTTTTTCCCTGATGAAAATGTAACTGATTATACAAATTGTCGTACGGATACGGTGATGAATCCATGTAACTAACACTAATAGATATATTTTATAAAAAACTGGAACTTTTAGTCCTCTGAAAAGGATTTTGTAATAGTGATAGAAAATAGTCAAGCTAAAACTATTCAAAAAAATATATACATGAATGCAAATAGGTTAATCGAAGCCCGAAAATTCCGAGGATTATCACAACGGGAGCTAGGAGAGGCATTGGGGATCACTGACTCAGAGACAGCGGGGCAACACATCAGTAAATATGAGCGTGGCGTGAGGTTACCGCCATACAAGACCGTCCGTGAGATCGCTAAAATATTGGATATGCCCCCTTGTTATTTTTATATTGATGATGATGATTTATCCGCCGAAGAGGTGCAAATTTTCTATGAAAAATGCCTTTCTCATAAATCGGAAAGACGCTTCATTTCTGACCTTATAGAAAAAAATCAGGAATATGAAAAAGTGATCAATAGCATAAAGAAAACGGTAAATTCGGTAAAAACCTCCTGAGATAGATACACTCTCAACTATATTACCCTTATTCATGCCAAGTATGAATAAGGGTAATATAATTCAATGCGTTATAACTAAAATTTACTTCCAGCCTTTTTAGCGTATTGCAGCTAGGTAGTATCCAATAAAATATCCCTTACCAAAAACGTCTTACGACAGGGCTGACAGAGGTAACAGCGACGATTGAGCATGCAGCAGATGCAATGGAGCCAGCAAGGTGCGCATTACTTACTCCAGACCCGCACAGCCGTACTTAATGATGATTTGAAAACCCAATTTGAGCATTGGTATCCGGGCATAAAATTAGGTGACGAAACGGAGCATTCTTGGACAGAAAAGATTGCTGCATAAGTGCCCCACAGATTTTTATGGTCTCGTACAAATGGGGTCGGTTCCGGCTGGGGGCGAAATGACCCCCATAAGAATGAAGTTCACCCTGGAGTTAACAGACCAGCCTTGCGGGGTTACCTGATACTCCGTATCGGATAAAGTGAAATAGTATTCTCGTTCCGCCAAAGTAAATCGAGGCAGGCCAAAATAGTCCTGAATTTCAGGCTGGGTCAGTATAGTCAGGCGCTTTTTATTGGTATTCATTTTTTTAATTCTTAATATGGCAGGGCTACATTGAGTATGTCACTTTATACTTTCCTTACTACCTTTAATAGACATAGATTTATATACAGTTTATATTACATCTTTCCCTCCGTATTTAGGCTCAAACAAGGCTGTCATTTAAACGTTCGTTTAACTGACACATCAAAAGCGAGAAGAAAGGTTTATGGCGCAAAAAATTGATGTCCGGGGTATAAAAGTCTCTGTCTTTTCCGACAAACAAGATGACTATATATCGCTATCAGACATCGCCAAGTACAAAGATGGCGACCGCGGTGATTACATTCTGCAAAACTGGATGAGAAACCGCAGCACCATTGAGTTTATCGGTTTGTGGGAACAGCTCCATAATCCCGATTTTAATTCCATCGAATTCGATGGATTTAAACATGAAGCGGGCGCAAACAGTTTCTCTCTCACGCCAAAACGCTGGATCACAACCACCCATGCAATAGGGATCATCTCGAAAGCGGGCAGATATGGCGGAACTTATGCGCATCGGGATATTGCTTTTGAGTTTGCTTCCTGGATCAGCGCGGAGTTTAAGCTCTATCTATTAAAAGAATTCCAGCGGCTCAAACAAGCAGAAAATGAACAGAAAAATCTGGAATGGAATGTTTCGCGCACTCTGGCCAAGGTCAACTATCATATTCATACAGAGTCAATAAAAACGAACATTATTCCCGCCCTGGAGCTTAACCCAAAAGCAAGAAATTTTGCTTATGCTAATGAGGCCGATATATTGAATCTGGCGTTGTTTGGCAAGACAGCCAGTGACTGGCGCAAAGAGAACCCGGAACTAAAAGGCAATATACGGGACTATGCCACACTGGAACAGCTTGTCGTGTTATCTAATTTAGAAAGCTTCAATGCTGAACTTATCGGACAAGGCCTCTCTGCAAACGACAGGTTCCAAAAGCTGAATCGCGTTGCGGTCAGTCAAATGGAGATCCTGATAGAAAACAAATCCATTGAAAAACTTAAACAATTAAAATAGGCCGTTCATGCGAATTGGGTATACCCGTGTCTCCAAATCTGATGGAAGTCAGGTGCAGGATCTCCAACTGGATGCTTTACTTGCTGCCGGTGTCAATAAAGAAAACATCTATCAGGATGAAATATCCGGGAAATCAGACAAACGTCCTGGATTGGATGCCTGTTTGAAAGCCCTCAGGTCTGGCGATGTGTTAATGGTATGGAAGCTTGACAGGCTTGGCCGAAGCTTAAAACACCTGGTGAACACTATCCATGATCTTGCGGACCGAAAAATCGGATTTAAGGTACTGACCGGGCAGGGTGCAGAAATTGATACGACGACGGCCAGTGGCAAATTGGTCTTTGGGATTTTTGCCGCGCTGGCCGAATTTGAACGGGAGTTGATCAGTGAACGAACAAAAGCAGGGCTGGCAGCGGCCAGAGCAAGAGGACGTGAAGGTGGACGTTCTTTTAAACTCACAAAATCTCAGGTTCGCCTGGCACAGGCTTCTATGAAAAGTAGGGATTGTAGCGTATCTGAATTATGTGAAGAGCTTGGAATTAGCAGACAGGCTCTCTATAAGTATGTAGGGCCAGATGGGGAACTCAGAGAACACGGCAAAAGAGTATTAAAATCTTAGCGCTAACTGAGTACCCATTTTTTTCCTCATCAACTTTGAACCCTATCGGGGGATGGGCAAAAATAGCCCAGTATTGGCTCAAGGTTTGGGTAATCACTGGGTTTATCATCCGATTAAAAAGAAAAATAAAGAGCAATGCTAAAAACGAAGCTCTTTCTCAATATAATTCAATGTGATATCTAAAGAAGGTGGGACTTTTGGAGGAAATGGGCGCGGAACCCCTAAAAGCCCCCTAATAGGAGACCATAAAAATCTGTGGGGCACTTATGCAGCAACTGCCTCTGTCCAATAATGATCCGTTTTGTCACCTAATTTTATACCCGGATACCAGTGCTCAAATTGGGCTTTTAAATCACCATTGAGTACCGCTGTGCGTGTCTGGAGTAAGTAATGTGCACCTTGCTAGCTCCATTGCATCTGCTGCTTTTTCACCATCCGTTTAGCGATAACTTCATTGATCGTCGATTCAACAAATGAAGAGGAAATTGCTTCACCATATCGGTACATTTCACCGTAATTCGGGATCATCATGCTGTTATTTTCAATATAGGTATACATTTCATCTATATGTTTTAACAATGATTTATTATTACCATAATGCGATATGTCCTCATCACACATTGCCGCACAATCATCCAGGTGTTCTAATGCCTTAATCACATTTCCATGCCAGATATACCATTTTGTGCTGGTTAAAGAGTCCAATAATTCTGCACCAAGTTCAGGGGCGTTTTTTGATACCCTGTCCCGTCCTAAATAAGGTTGACACTTTTCTTCATCCATTGAGGAGAATGTTATGAAATCAGAAAGCAAACGAACTCAGCGTGATTATTCACTGGCTTTTAAATTGGCCGTTGTTGATCAAGTTGAAAAAGGCGAGATGACGTACAAACAAGCCCAAAGTCGGTACGGTATTCAAGGGCGTTCAACCGTTTTAGTTTGGCTTAGGAAGCATGGTCAGTTAGATTGGAGTCTGGGTTGGACACCTTTACATCCTCAAGGAGCTGCCATGACCTCATCTTCATCGCTTACACCTGAGCAACACATAAAAGAACTTGAACAGCAACTCACTGAAATGGAAAAGAAAGCCGAGTTTTTTGAGGCAGTTGTTGAGGTGTTAAAACGGGATTATGGGGTAACTATCGTAAAAAAGCCACGAGGCAAGTCATTCAGGCGAAAAAAGTAACCGGCTTTCATGTGACTCAATGTTGCCGTTATCTGGGTATCACACGGCAAGCTTATTATCAGCAATGTCAGCGGACAGCCATCAAAGAACAACAGGAACAGGATACCTTGAGGCAAGTGCAGTCAATCCGCCTGAAGCAGCCCCGTATTGGCACGAGAAAGCTTCAGTATTTGTTGAATCAATCAAGCCCATTAAAAATAGGCAGAGACAGCCTGTTCGACTTACTCAGAACCCATCATTTGTTAGTCAGACCCAAACGGGCTTACCACAAAACGACGCAGAGTCATCATCGTTTTTACTGCCACCCTAATTTACTTAAAGCGGGTTCTAATAAGATAACCCCAACGGGGCCAGAACAAGTTTGGGTGGCTGATATTACGTATCTTCCCGTGAAAATGGGGGAAGCATATTTAAGCCTGATTACGGATGCCTGGTCACGTAAAATCGTGGGGCATCATGTGCATGATAACTTAAAAACAGACGCGGTTATCAAGGCGTACAAGCAGGCCTTAAAAAACCGAAAATTAGCCGAAAAATCACGGATCCATCATTCAGACAGAGGGTTACAATATTGTTCAAAACGCTATCAGGCGCTACATAAGCACCATGAAGTGATTTGTTCAATGACAGATGGTCACGATTGCTATCAGAATGCGTTGGCAGAGCGTGTTAATGGCATCCTGAAAACAGAATTTTTACTCAGTAAACCGTCTGATCTTGAAGAAGCGATCAAAATGGTGAGTGAATCGATAGAAATTTATAATCGGTATCGGCCGCACTTAGCGCTAAAATATAAAACGCCGGATGAAGTTCATCATCAGGCGTTAAGTAAAAATAGTGTCAACGTATATCAGGACTAGACACCCCTCTGGCATATTGTTTCAATACGGTCAGACGCATCGTGATATGAAACCAGTCGAGTACGTGCTGGGATTCGGGGTACAAGTTAAATTGCAGATCCCTGATATTATCGGCACCATCCGATAAGAAAGTAATTTGTTGATTAGCCTGCATACCCTGTGAAGATAACTGGGCGATGAGTTTTCTTCTGGGGTGATTTTCCAGACATTGCACAAAACCAAAGCGTTTGGTTGGGACATTAGCCGCGAATGATTTTCCGGCGATGACTTCGAAATGATGTTTTCTGTCGTCCCGGTTTCTGACGTAGCCCCCATCGATGCCCACTGTCATCGGTTTTCCCGGTTTGGGTAATTTTTCCCATTTTCTGGGATCACCGGGGAGAAAATCCGACAACCCCTCTAATTCGGCTTCTTGTCTTTTGGCGGTCTGACAAAGGTGATTTCTGACTGTAGCGGCATTATAGTGTTCCCCCACCGGCAGAATATCTTTGAGCAGATTAGCGGTCAATTCATAAGACATCGGTCATATATCCAATGCGTTGATTGACTCTAAATATAATATTCTCTTTCAATAAAAGTACCGATGACTTTCTCATGCATTTCCGGCGATTTTGAATAGCCCAATGTTTTAGGGGGTTTGTGACCATTCCCTCGGAAAGTTCACTCCCCCACTAATTCATGATTAAGCGGCAAGTTCCTCAGTTTCAATATTGACCAGCGGATCAACGCGTTCCAACATATTGTACAGATTCAACAAACCATCACGATTTCCAAAAACATAGTTTCCTGACAATTGGATGTGACGCCAGGCGACTGGTGAAAAACCAGCGATTTGGTTGACGGCTTTCTGATTGTCCTCATCCTGACACTTTTCAATTAATGCAGATAACAACGCAGAGTTGTAATAAATAATACAGTTGGCAATAAGTCTGGCGCAGTCATTCCACTGTTCGATTTGATAATCACTTCCGCCCCGGAACTGATTGCCATTGACCGAGGCAATCGCCCTGCGTAACTGGTGATAGGCTTCCCCTCTATTCAGGGCTTGTTGCACAAACTGCCTCAGCGTTTTATTATCAATATACTCCAATAGATATAGGCACTTAATCAGCCGGTCATATTCATGAAGGGCTAACAACGTTCGGTTATTTCGTTTGTCGTTGGACAGTTTTTTGATAACGGTACTTTGTTGGGTCGCTTTACGGCTGAGTGAACAGATAATATGCTGAATATTTTCCCATTCCTGCCCGATTAATTTACGGTTGATGGGCTTTTTCAGCCTGATTTCCACATTCGTACCTGAATTGACCTCAAATTGCTCAGCAAAAGCCTGTTTAAACCGGGCATAACGGGGCGAAAACTGATAACCAAATAAATCCAGGATGGCAAAATTAACGTTATTTATGCCGTGTGTATCCGTTGCCAGCGATTTTGGTTGAATGTCACTGCTGTTGTTGTACAGTAAATCAAAGGCATAGTGCCCTTCATATTCATTCGGTGAAATCACGGTTGTCTTGATTGGAACGTGGTTGGAGACCCGTGTCATTGCAGAGACACCTTTCCCTTTACGGAAATATTTCGCCGAAAATCTGGCTTTAAATGTATTGATGCGACAGGCATATTTCTGACCATTGATACTGCCGAAAGGCGATGATCCGTTGAGGGTGTAGTGCCTGAAAACCGGGAGGCGGGCTGTTCCATTAGAGATGAGGTCATTGGCGGCGCTGATTGTTTCAGGCCGGACAAAGGCATCGTTAACACCCCGTAAAACGCCAATGCTGCGATCGGAAATCGCCGCGATACGGTGAAGTCCATAATTAGTGCCATTGCCAAAAATACAAGCGATTAAGTCATCTTCTTCGGCTTTGGTACACCGTTTTCGGGTGGTTATGCCTTTAAAAACCTCCAAAAATCCCGTTTTACGATTGACATAATTCATAATCTCAATAATGCCCATGTGCCTTATCTGACTATAAATCGGGTTATCAACGTCGTCTCGCCAACGTCGGTTGGCTAACATCCACGCGAGCTGGCTTGAACGAGGCTGTAATTTGACGAACTCATTGGTGTCACCAGAAATACTTGCCGCAACCTGATCCATGCGCCGCTCAAGCCGTTTTTCAAATTCATCCAGTGTTTGAGTAATCGGCGATGACAGCCGTTGTAATCCGGTTTTCTGGATGAGGTTAAGCCTGTCATTTTCCCAGTCTTTGATTGGGATAAGGTCATCTTCCAGTCGTTTATTTTTCTCACTTTCAGTGACGTAAGCCTTGCCACGATCTAACTGTCTGCTGATCATACGATACAGATAAAATTCAAAGCGTTTTGTATGAACTTCCCCATTAATCCAAAGATAGCGATTGTCACTTTTCTTAATTCCTTCCTGATGCACGGTGATAATTTTTCGTTTTTCAGTCAGTTCCTGTTTCGATAACGTAATCTGAGCTGACAATATTTTTTGATCAGCCTCGCATTCAATGTCGATGGCAATAAACAGCTTACGCAATGAGTTGGCAATTTTTCTGGATTGTTTGTCAATGTATTCCCATTCGTAACCGGCAAGGTCAAAATCGCGTTTACCCAAGTGTTGACTGATGGCATGAATTCCCTCTTTCGGAATAAGGCCAAAAGCCTGCTGGCGAATTTCACCAAATTCGACGACATTACTGACGCTCTCGTCAACAAAGTAGTGGAGAATATTCCCGACATATTTCAATTTTTCCCTGATTAGCTCCAGTTCATCGGCTATCTTTTGCTTGGCAAAGGCTTTAGCGGCTTCATGATATTTACGGGTCAGGTAGCAAAAAGCCGTTACCAATTTGTCATTGGTTTCCCGGTAGCGGAAGTAGAGATAACAGGTCAGATACAACAAACCTTGCCAGTGTGGGTATCGGCGTACCTTGTAAACAGAAGTCTGTTTTATAATCGATGCATAGTGAATAATATTGCCTTGTGACAATTCTAATGATCCAATCAGCGATTTTAGTTCAGGGTAAATCCCTTTAATAGCGCGATGTGTTTCCAGCTCCCGATCCAATTTAGACGGTGAAAAATCACGAGCGCTTCCCTTATAAGCCGATAAACGATTAAGCAAGCCGTTAGTAGAAAGGATCTGTTTCAGTCTGTCGGCAGTCTCTTTAGACATCTGTTGAGAAAGGGTAGCTTCAATGCGCTGTTGTTCTGCCATAAGCGCTTCCGTTATCATCTCTTGCAGGCGGGTGTAACCGGGAAGAGCAATTCTCTTCTGACCAAGAAATGCCAGAATCTCATCAAAAATATACCGGGGATCAGTACAGATTGTTGCCACATCTTTTAGACGAGTTATCAAAGCAGAATAATGCGCCTCAGTGAAACGCTGAAAATTCAGGATGTCGAGGGCTTTGTTGACGAGTTTGGAACGGGTGCTTTTAGACAGAGTTATCCATTCAGGATTTTCATCCGGAAAGTAGGTTTTATGGATGTATTCGGCATCTTCGGCAACTTCATCAAGATTAAATTTGGGAATGACTGGTTTCGCCCGAAAATAGCCCATTAACAAAATAAAATAGATCCGGGTTTCCGGCTTATTCAACGCTGAAACGATATTGGCTGTATGGGGATCTAAAGAAAAATAATCTTCCCTGTCGGCCTGATTGAATACGGGACGTTCATACAATTCTTTGACTTCACA
It contains:
- the qatC gene encoding Qat anti-phage system QueC-like protein QatC encodes the protein MTQLVFHHDHRLLPSAGDSLLPVQLYGLSGQGRGDISIIGNPAIDRIKRLGVKIPAQVMDFLSIALAVTAADTFVQRESSEDGWTRQFSLRLPLHEPSRWIALKKELESALHFLSGDIWDFEFCNGGYVPPEPYSQHSKFHLIKLKDLDCVSLFSGGLDSAIGAIDLLAAGRAPLLVSHAYKGDKSRQDQIAEKLNGRYSRFEINADPHIYQGDTEITMRTRSLNFLAFAAVGACAVQEVSQQEKVDLFVPENGFISLNAPLTPRRIGTLSTRTTHPHFITSVQKLFDAAGIPCQIINPYQFKTKGQMASQCLNKQLLSEVVESTVSCSHWKRRNQQCGVCVPCIIRRASLHAGGIDKDADYTFQSLAKVINEIDRRDDLMALRIAIAQKSTLKIGTWIAKSGPLPTATFNNFKQVFIDGLDEVESYLLSESIV
- the qatD gene encoding Qat anti-phage system TatD family nuclease QatD, which encodes MSIDMHCHLDLYSQPEQVAEECKRRGTYILSVTTTPRAWHGTSSLAKGSQRIRTALGLHPQIAHQRSHELELFDSLLSETRYIGEIGLDGGKGFKEHWDIQLKVFRHILNNVNRAGGKIMTIHSRGSASVVLDEIENIDGVAVLHWFTGTPKQLERAIDLGCWFSVGPAMLDTIKGKSLALKIPKSRILTETDGPFGKFRNDPLMPWDSEIAEKQLTTLWDMSQMEVKAQLFENFRELCKL
- a CDS encoding helix-turn-helix domain-containing protein, whose product is MDKAMLDVFFKSIGQRVCIRRKEAGLSTHTLAQHTGISEAQLIMYETGLDDIPLSHLIQISAGLNTPTGWFFIDLYSDLYVSNASKLPHVSDGFIMDTLTTGAVTKNIGLRIQIWRKTMMLTAAALGLSVGLSQQQISRNEHGKNRIHIDHLVNIALALGIPISWFFIDCHPDLEVNTSSHLPTTPTKIMDKPELEMMAKNIGQRIRVRRKKLNVTLQGLAKQAGMNQQTLSRYETGKKRITSTDLVIIAIALNTPIDWFFIDYSSLDDDFPLTSLKSSDSGLFMDSYSKI
- a CDS encoding helix-turn-helix domain-containing protein; protein product: MIENSQAKTIQKNIYMNANRLIEARKFRGLSQRELGEALGITDSETAGQHISKYERGVRLPPYKTVREIAKILDMPPCYFYIDDDDLSAEEVQIFYEKCLSHKSERRFISDLIEKNQEYEKVINSIKKTVNSVKTS
- a CDS encoding KilA-N domain-containing protein; this translates as MAQKIDVRGIKVSVFSDKQDDYISLSDIAKYKDGDRGDYILQNWMRNRSTIEFIGLWEQLHNPDFNSIEFDGFKHEAGANSFSLTPKRWITTTHAIGIISKAGRYGGTYAHRDIAFEFASWISAEFKLYLLKEFQRLKQAENEQKNLEWNVSRTLAKVNYHIHTESIKTNIIPALELNPKARNFAYANEADILNLALFGKTASDWRKENPELKGNIRDYATLEQLVVLSNLESFNAELIGQGLSANDRFQKLNRVAVSQMEILIENKSIEKLKQLK
- a CDS encoding recombinase family protein, with protein sequence MRIGYTRVSKSDGSQVQDLQLDALLAAGVNKENIYQDEISGKSDKRPGLDACLKALRSGDVLMVWKLDRLGRSLKHLVNTIHDLADRKIGFKVLTGQGAEIDTTTASGKLVFGIFAALAEFERELISERTKAGLAAARARGREGGRSFKLTKSQVRLAQASMKSRDCSVSELCEELGISRQALYKYVGPDGELREHGKRVLKS
- a CDS encoding IS3 family transposase (programmed frameshift); translated protein: MKSESKRTQRDYSLAFKLAVVDQVEKGEMTYKQAQSRYGIQGRSTVLVWLRKHGQLDWSLGWTPLHPQGAAMTSSSSLTPEQHIKELEQQLTEMEKKAEFFEAVVEVLKRDYGVTIGKKATRQVIQAKKVTGFHVTQCCRYLGITRQAYYQQCQRTAIKEQQEQDTLRQVQSIRLKQPRIGTRKLQYLLNQSSPLKIGRDSLFDLLRTHHLLVRPKRAYHKTTQSHHRFYCHPNLLKAGSNKITPTGPEQVWVADITYLPVKMGEAYLSLITDAWSRKIVGHHVHDNLKTDAVIKAYKQALKNRKLAEKSRIHHSDRGLQYCSKRYQALHKHHEVICSMTDGHDCYQNALAERVNGILKTEFLLSKPSDLEEAIKMVSESIEIYNRYRPHLALKYKTPDEVHHQALSKNSVNVYQD
- a CDS encoding Tn3 family transposase codes for the protein MTTDCTKKNEKRLHILSPCEVKELYERPVFNQADREDYFSLDPHTANIVSALNKPETRIYFILLMGYFRAKPVIPKFNLDEVAEDAEYIHKTYFPDENPEWITLSKSTRSKLVNKALDILNFQRFTEAHYSALITRLKDVATICTDPRYIFDEILAFLGQKRIALPGYTRLQEMITEALMAEQQRIEATLSQQMSKETADRLKQILSTNGLLNRLSAYKGSARDFSPSKLDRELETHRAIKGIYPELKSLIGSLELSQGNIIHYASIIKQTSVYKVRRYPHWQGLLYLTCYLYFRYRETNDKLVTAFCYLTRKYHEAAKAFAKQKIADELELIREKLKYVGNILHYFVDESVSNVVEFGEIRQQAFGLIPKEGIHAISQHLGKRDFDLAGYEWEYIDKQSRKIANSLRKLFIAIDIECEADQKILSAQITLSKQELTEKRKIITVHQEGIKKSDNRYLWINGEVHTKRFEFYLYRMISRQLDRGKAYVTESEKNKRLEDDLIPIKDWENDRLNLIQKTGLQRLSSPITQTLDEFEKRLERRMDQVAASISGDTNEFVKLQPRSSQLAWMLANRRWRDDVDNPIYSQIRHMGIIEIMNYVNRKTGFLEVFKGITTRKRCTKAEEDDLIACIFGNGTNYGLHRIAAISDRSIGVLRGVNDAFVRPETISAANDLISNGTARLPVFRHYTLNGSSPFGSINGQKYACRINTFKARFSAKYFRKGKGVSAMTRVSNHVPIKTTVISPNEYEGHYAFDLLYNNSSDIQPKSLATDTHGINNVNFAILDLFGYQFSPRYARFKQAFAEQFEVNSGTNVEIRLKKPINRKLIGQEWENIQHIICSLSRKATQQSTVIKKLSNDKRNNRTLLALHEYDRLIKCLYLLEYIDNKTLRQFVQQALNRGEAYHQLRRAIASVNGNQFRGGSDYQIEQWNDCARLIANCIIYYNSALLSALIEKCQDEDNQKAVNQIAGFSPVAWRHIQLSGNYVFGNRDGLLNLYNMLERVDPLVNIETEELAA